The following nucleotide sequence is from Acyrthosiphon pisum isolate AL4f chromosome A2, pea_aphid_22Mar2018_4r6ur, whole genome shotgun sequence.
gtatcataatatgtcattacttaataaaacgtaatataatTATGGGAGTGAGCTGCACAACAAAGTGCGGATGCAATTAATCGTTTTAGATCACGTGGAGCTTTATGTAGATTCTGGACTTAATCCGGATTCCGGGCTCTTCCGTGTGACATAatatgattcaaatttaaaactaataatatctattgatttgacattaaaattaaacatttatgcaattgttgttatattaattgGGCTTATTGTTGTGTGTTTACAGACTAATCGCGAACGATGGCGCCTTCCACCGCGACGACGTGCCGGGCGAGAGCTGACGGTCGTCGCTCGCATCTGCTGTTGTCGGTTCGGACGCTGATTGCGATCACAACCGCTGTCGCGTTTTTCGCACTGCCGGTCCATTGCCAATCCGAAAAACGGCTTTCGTCCAtccaacagcaacagcaacagcaacaacacCAGTACTACGATTCGGAGGAGCTGAccagcggcggtggcggcgagGTGATCAAGAGCAAAATTCGGCCGGACTCGTATTCTCAAGACCCTGCGCAACAGTACGAAAAGCACTTACAACACGGCAAGCAGTCGGACACGGTCGGCTCGGCTTCAACCGTGTACGGTGAACAGTACAGCGACGGAGGCGCCCTGATGCAGCAGGATCAGCCGATGTTGGATGAGGAGGCCCAGGAGTCGATCAGCTCGGGTTCGATAAACAACCACAGGATACCGCAGTATACACGTGGTGGGTCTCCCGTGCCCGCTGACGTGGTTGAGGGCAAAAACGTGGGCAATCGGGCCGTCGGCAACAACTACCATCACGGTGGTAACCCGTCATCGGCCACCGGTGGTTACGCCGTCGATTCGGCGTACGGCCCGCACTACAGTTCCCAGGACCTGGTCCAAGACCAAAACTATCAGCTCGAGTTCAAGTATCACGACTACGACAAGATGACCAAGTTCTTGAGGACCACGTCGTCTCGGTTCCCCAACCTCACAGCCCTCTACTCCATCGGCAAATCCGTTCAAGGTACGTCCTCacgataacattataatgtttcCTCCTcatcgttataacttatatacctatcgttacttttaatgttatacatattatacataatgtaatattaatacaacaatacatatattatacgacgtaATTGCTTCACATTTGAGATGTTCGAAGACAAATATTATTGGTTTGTTTACCCGGATTTCTGTATgattacctattatgtattattatgccCATGTCCTTTTATAAAATTAGCCTATTTATTGTTTCAGCTCGTTTCCAATTTTGGGTAATTACGTTATTCGATCCACTGGGTGTCTGggtatacgttttatatttgatttcaatataatttatgatataaactattaagtttgtataattgtattgttattgtaaaatatgacaaTTGTATACAgtgtgttgtaacttgtaagcaCAAATTGTGTCTCGAGTTGGAGGTGGCGCTATTATTTTAGTCTCACCAAGGGAGTCTTATTAACTATTTTCCTTATTGTCTCTTATTGTgccacatatacatattatattttattttattgtaggcCTGGTTTGAACATTTTTCAGTCTCGAGCACTGTCTGTGTACctacacaaattataaatttcacaaAAGTCAAATAACTATATctcgttattgtttttttctcacgtaatataatttaaattttaagcatataagctgttattttgtttaaacttcAATCATGCTCGATATACACTATAAGTTagacatatataacataataagacCTATTAAGGTTGTAATATAAGTAACTATAATGATATAAgcctagtatattattatgttatttgtttctttttaaCAAGGaaattatacacaaaaacaaaacaagtaGATTGACAATAATTGTCTTCACGTGGAATTTAttccattgttatattatattatacataggtatttcggtattttaatagattaaaaGGTGTGCAGGGTGTGCTAAACTAAAAAATAGACGAAATAATCATGAAACATGAGAGAATCATTTTAATAGCAGTACTTTTTGGTAAAGTTTGCTTATAAGCTCAAATTTTCcatttattattctgtttttgAAAAGATGTGTATATtgcataatgtacctataatattataacttttaaactaggtaccaaaaaaaaaaaaattgtcaccgTATACCAGTGAATGATAAATATAGCAatgataatatctatatatgtactttgtctatgtataattaatgcctataaaacatttaaatgcgGCACTCATACTCAAGTAACTAATGTAAGAACGTTAAAATAatcgtcgtataatattattataagattttaaattatacattataatatgcatgtttattgtcttaaattatatgttaattttaaatttacaatataggtCGCGATTTGTGGGTCATGGTGGTGTCTTCCAGTCCATACGAACACATGATTGGCAAACCAGATGTCAAATACGTGGCCAATATGCACGGAAACGAAGCAGTAGGCAGGGAACTCATGTTGCATCTCATTCAggtaacatatacctatatagttactaTGACATAGCTACAGCCTAGTATACAGCCCGTAAAAGTGTATAACTAATGAAAATTCGATTTAAAGAATTAATTTcctgttaaaataaaacgtagGTAAAATAATccatacaattatgtataattatcgATTTGACGACCGTATAAAAAACGTACAACGAATATTTCGTGATTACGGTACATTTTACAAAACGTTTTCAGACAGATCGTCGTATGCTTCTAACAGTATCTCGGGACATCCATTTCTTGTACATTAGTGCGTATATATTGGTATCGAGTGATTCCGAGTTTCGGTGaatattttcacgttttttcCCTCGTCGTATtgtaaataagaataatacgTAAGCACTGCACTCATCATCTGTACTCTGCAGGGATGAAGACGCTGGAGAGTGGTTGTCTCATACTCTCATGTATTTTGACccaatataaatagaatattgtGAGGATGATAGCTGATATAGTTGGTTTTTGTGTGTCGTTGAACAGATCAATTATGTATCTTACTGCACCTATATTAGGGCtcgagaaataataatattcctgcAGACATTTTAGGAATTAAGTACACGGGGATTGGACATATACCTGCAGAGTGAGTAGAGTAATTGGATCCAGGTATAGCACAAGATAAAAATATCCATTCAATATTTcctattatttgtaaataataaagtttaaccaaaacacaaatatatagCGGTAATCCCACTATAATTCCCCAAAAATTCCCTAACCTGTGGTCTGTTATATAGTCATTAGTCTTGGGTTAAAAATCACTTAAATTATACTATCGTCCCAGCCCcgtatcaaaaacaaaaataataaatataaatttgcatGGGAggctaatatattatgcaacaataataaaaagtgttatttaaaaatttaaaataaaaattcggtTTGTGCCCAATAGTATTTGGTGAACAGTTATTCGGTTGACCCATACATCCGATGGCTTTTGGACAACACGCGCATCCACGTGTTGCCGTCGATGAATCCGGACGGTTTCGAGGTGGCACGCGAGGGACAATGCGACGGTGGCCAGGGCCGATATAACGCGCGCGGCTTCGACTTGAACCGCAACTTCCCGGATTACTTCAAACAAAACAACAAGAGAGGGCAACCGGAAACTGATGCCGTCAAGGAATGGACGTCCAAGATACAGTTCGTGTTGTCTGGTGGACTTCACGGGGGCGCCCTAGTGGCAAGCTATCCGTTCGACAACACTCCAAATTCAAGTTAgtcgactatataatattactatacgttTATAATTTAGTGACCTCGAATCAActacattaaacaataaatgataataatattatacttaccatagcaaaacaataaaaattcgaAATAAGTACTAATATCAATGGGTCATCTAAATGTATAGGTCTCGTGTAATAGTAGaatacaacatttaatttaacctGCTTATTAtgaaatcacattttttttactactggtacgtaaatacaaaaattatttaaacatagaaaacttttatatatacatcaggtatttcataaataaaattgtataattttcatctataattttaatattaaaataacgttattgTTGATACAATTTATGTcttatacagaatataatttcaattaacatattatataattaaattacatattaattgcATTTTCAATTCCTTCACTAAAACAgtcgttttttaaatttcaaatttaattttatcatacaatttatttacagtTACATTCGTAATTTTCAATTCGATCACCAAGTCCTTTTGATTTACgagattatatgtatatattaacttATGTTGACTTACATATAGGTTAGTAATCAATCTATGcgtgttatattttgaaaactaatcatataatattttataaaaaatcggATTTAAACGATACGCATATTTTACATGTCTAACAAAATTCTAATTACAAAGGATTCTGTATTTCATCACCACTGTGTTCTGGTaagtaaatacatataattatatatagaaaaataataatatactgaaaaaaTGTACATTCGCAGTATATTAAcacatataaataggtatactatatgtataaaatgaacACTAAATAAATGGGAAAAAACTGACGATGCTTTGGGGTTTGGTACGCATTGACTCGGGACGACGTCATCTCTGTATTTATGGTGATGTTCCCCTTCACATCGTGACCGTGACAGTGAAAATATGTTGTGTTACTACtttttttcgaataatttaaaaacgatcagtattaattataattgccAATAGGTACAATCTTCGtcagatatataggtacacataataatattacgaggtacctaatatatagacACTATTACACTGCGCGCTAAACAccgtaatcattattattatgatacataatattatacgtacgcgtaatataaataattaataataattattatcaaacgcGACAACTGCAGCCGACGAgatgttattataacaataatatattattatacccaacGCCATCATTCATCGTCATTAGTCGGACGTCCCGATGCAGCACCTACCTATACGGGCTatgcctgtataatatattattgccatCATAATTtacgtgttataataatattatgtctcatATACAGTGTTCCAGAGCTACACCTCTACACCGTCGCTGACGCCCGACGACGACGTGTTCAAACATTTGGCTCTGACCTACTCCAGAAACCACCCGACGATGAACCAAGGAGTGGCATGCAAAGCGGGAACGCCGACGTTCAATAACGGCATCACCAACGGAGCCGCGTGGTATCCGCTCACAGGTAAAAACCGGTCAAACCATCGTAGGCGCACGCAGTCCcaaatgttatgttattatgttttcacgacgttaaaagaaaataatattatgtttgaaccGATAACTACGTTACACGTACCTtagaatatatacctatacgcacggcggtattattaaatataatataggtacctgcttaattacacattaaatagGTGCAGGACGATTATTTTAACTGTGGTACGGCAAAAAATTCTCGTTATCTCAAATAGTGAGtatgaatgtttttaaaaatattttttgtacatggTTTGAAACAGTCATCGAACGTAACAATACATGTGtgagaaaaaatagaaaatgtctTCCTGCTTTTACTTTTTTCCTGAAATACGGCATGTAGATGTATTTAAGTACTTACATTTTCATATTGCTTAGCaggatatgaaattaaaaatgtacgttatagttcaaaaaagtaaaaatccttaaatcataaagaaaaaaatagttaaaaaataaataaatagttttatgatGACTTAAAaagatgtattaaaaaatattttcaaaaacattgatAGTATCAATTTGATACTCGTTTCGATAAAATGAATGATTACTGATTACATTAAGAACAATGACCTTGTGTCCTTGTATAGGTACACGGCGGTGCAGCAGTACTTccgataattatttaaatatttaatacctacctacctatttattattcgtGTAATATAACATACTACGGTCatgtttaatcaataatattattgtgtgtttcAATCATATGcgcaagtatataataatatatataggtatcattttacatgtataattattattataagtatctaCACCAAGGTTTACGATGCACCAACCGGagatatatttcttaaatcgtggtatCTACAATTACCACTCATGCAGCAGTCTGCACTCTGCAGTAATACtagacatacctatttaagTACAGGTATCCCTTCGGTCGCAGAAAAGACGCAGTTTTCGTTTTAAATTCCTACTAAAAAAATAGCTATTGGTACATAGATAACGTCAATAATAGTGTAGTTGTTACTTGCTAGTTGTTACTGTATtactgtaaacataataatactataaattatatatttatactaactacttagacatacctattatatataggactgtcgtattattattatacctatcattatctattattattattattattatacctaggaACTATGTGTGTCATGCACGATTCAAGATACACTTCTACTATACAGGCATACAgcatttatatttgttgtatcAATGTATCATTAGAACTTATAACGGTCATGGCTGAAgcgatttacaaaaatattattatactattatagatatcaCCTAGTTTAAAAACTGCAccgtataaaactataaagtaattaataattataatccacCTTATTATATCGCCTACAAACTCTATCGATGTCAATTCCGTGTAAGATTCTATTGAAACACTAATTGTAGGTAcgagtatttaaa
It contains:
- the LOC100163764 gene encoding carboxypeptidase M isoform X3, giving the protein MAPSTATTCRARADGRRSHLLLSVRTLIAITTAVAFFALPVHCQSEKRLSSIQQQQQQQQHQYYDSEELTSGGGGEVIKSKIRPDSYSQDPAQQYEKHLQHGKQSDTVGSASTVYGEQYSDGGALMQQDQPMLDEEAQESISSGSINNHRIPQYTRGGSPVPADVVEGKNVGNRAVGNNYHHGGNPSSATGGYAVDSAYGPHYSSQDLVQDQNYQLEFKYHDYDKMTKFLRTTSSRFPNLTALYSIGKSVQGRDLWVMVVSSSPYEHMIGKPDVKYVANMHGNEAVGRELMLHLIQYLVNSYSVDPYIRWLLDNTRIHVLPSMNPDGFEVAREGQCDGGQGRYNARGFDLNRNFPDYFKQNNKRGQPETDAVKEWTSKIQFVLSGGLHGGALVASYPFDNTPNSRFCISSPLCSVFQSYTSTPSLTPDDDVFKHLALTYSRNHPTMNQGVACKAGTPTFNNGITNGAAWYPLTGGMQDFNYVWYGCMEVTLELSCCKYPSTSELPKLWEENRLSLVKFLAEAHRGVHGFVMDEHGNPIEKASLKIKGRDVGFQTTKYGEFWRILLPGVYKLEIYGDGYIPKEMDFMVVEQHPTLLNVTLHTSKVLRENTISALSSTTITTTTTDARIKFPNSNRF
- the LOC100163764 gene encoding carboxypeptidase M isoform X1 produces the protein MAPSTATTCRARADGRRSHLLLSVRTLIAITTAVAFFALPVHCQSEKRLSSIQQQQQQQQHQYYDSEELTSGGGGEVIKSKIRPDSYSQDPAQQYEKHLQHGKQSDTVGSASTVYGEQYSDGGALMQQDQPMLDEEAQESISSGSINNHRIPQYTRGGSPVPADVVEGKNVGNRAVGNNYHHGGNPSSATGGYAVDSAYGPHYSSQDLVQDQNYQLEFKYHDYDKMTKFLRTTSSRFPNLTALYSIGKSVQGRDLWVMVVSSSPYEHMIGKPDVKYVANMHGNEAVGRELMLHLIQYLVNSYSVDPYIRWLLDNTRIHVLPSMNPDGFEVAREGQCDGGQGRYNARGFDLNRNFPDYFKQNNKRGQPETDAVKEWTSKIQFVLSGGLHGGALVASYPFDNTPNSRFCISSPLCSVFQSYTSTPSLTPDDDVFKHLALTYSRNHPTMNQGVACKAGTPTFNNGITNGAAWYPLTGGMQDFNYVWYGCMEVTLELSCCKYPSTSELPKLWEENRLSLVKFLAEAHRGVHGFVMDEHGNPIEKASLKIKGRDVGFQTTKYGEFWRILLPGVYKLEIYGDGYIPKEMDFMVVEQHPTLLNVTLHTSKRQDNTPYRQPVPHFYHHHHPQGIALAPKQPTQDAGIFSSITSGFNNFVSNMFG
- the LOC100163764 gene encoding carboxypeptidase M isoform X2, which gives rise to MAPSTATTCRARADGRRSHLLLSVRTLIAITTAVAFFALPVHCQSEKRLSSIQQQQQQQQHQYYDSEELTSGGGGEVIKSKIRPDSYSQDPAQQYEKHLQHGKQSDTVGSASTVYGEQYSDGGALMQQDQPMLDEEAQESISSGSINNHRIPQYTRGGSPVPADVVEGKNVGNRAVGNNYHHGGNPSSATGGYAVDSAYGPHYSSQDLVQDQNYQLEFKYHDYDKMTKFLRTTSSRFPNLTALYSIGKSVQGRDLWVMVVSSSPYEHMIGKPDVKYVANMHGNEAVGRELMLHLIQYLVNSYSVDPYIRWLLDNTRIHVLPSMNPDGFEVAREGQCDGGQGRYNARGFDLNRNFPDYFKQNNKRGQPETDAVKEWTSKIQFVLSGGLHGGALVASYPFDNTPNSMFQSYTSTPSLTPDDDVFKHLALTYSRNHPTMNQGVACKAGTPTFNNGITNGAAWYPLTGGMQDFNYVWYGCMEVTLELSCCKYPSTSELPKLWEENRLSLVKFLAEAHRGVHGFVMDEHGNPIEKASLKIKGRDVGFQTTKYGEFWRILLPGVYKLEIYGDGYIPKEMDFMVVEQHPTLLNVTLHTSKRQDNTPYRQPVPHFYHHHHPQGIALAPKQPTQDAGIFSSITSGFNNFVSNMFG